Genomic segment of Myxococcales bacterium:
CCGTGTAGAGCCAGCCGTCGTGAAGCGTCGCGGCCGTGGTCTGTTCGTCGTGTAGATAACCGACCATCACCATTTCGCCGCGGACGATGATTTCGCCTTCGGTGCCGGTTGGGACGGTTTGGCCGTTGTCGTCGACGACTTTCATTTCGACGCCGGGCAGCGGCCGGCCGATCGAACCGATTTTCCGCTTGCCGCGGATCGGGTTCGTGCTGCAGGCGCAGGTCGCCTCGGAAAGGCCGTAACCCTCGATGATCTTGGTTTTGTACTTGCTTTCGAAATGCTCGAAGACGTTGACCGACATCGGCGCGGCGCCGCAAATACAGAACCGCAAGTGCGACAGGTCGTACTCCTCGGCGTCGGGCAGCTCGTTCAGAATCGCGTACACCGTGGGCACCGCCGTGAAGCAGGTCGCCTTGTGGCGATCCAACCCCGGCAGAAACTGCCGCGGCGAGAACCCGCGCATCAGGATCATCGCCGCGCCGGCGTACAGCGGCGCGATGAACGTCACCAATTGCGCGTTGACGTGAAACATCGGCAGAACGTTGAGCATGCGGTCGCGCTCGGTGAATTCGAGGTGCTGCACGATCTGCTTCGCGTTGACCAGGTAGTTGTGATGGGTGAGCATCGCGCCCTTGGGCCGGCCCGTCATGCCCGAGGTGTAGAGAATGCAGGCGATGTCCGACGATTTAATTTCGACCGACGGCGGTGTCGTGTCCTCGCTGAGCAGTTCCTCGTAACTCTTCGTGCCGCGCGGCGCTTCCTCGTCGAGGACGAAAACCTCGCGCAGATCGGGCAGATCCATCCGCAGGTTCTGGATCATGTCGACGAACTGCGGGATGGTGATCAGCAGTTGCGCCTGGCTGTCCTGCAGGATGAAGCGGATCTCCTCGGCCTTGAGCAGGCTGTTGATCGGCAGGGCCGTCGCGCCGGATTTGACGATCCCGAAGAAGGTGATCAGCCATTCGGGAATGTTCGGCAGCAGGAACGCGACGTTGACGCCGGTTTTG
This window contains:
- a CDS encoding long-chain fatty acid--CoA ligase; protein product: MKNLGQLLTEQAAKYGERTFLIFENEEVSYASFEATSNALAHGLIGRKAKTGVNVAFLLPNIPEWLITFFGIVKSGATALPINSLLKAEEIRFILQDSQAQLLITIPQFVDMIQNLRMDLPDLREVFVLDEEAPRGTKSYEELLSEDTTPPSVEIKSSDIACILYTSGMTGRPKGAMLTHHNYLVNAKQIVQHLEFTERDRMLNVLPMFHVNAQLVTFIAPLYAGAAMILMRGFSPRQFLPGLDRHKATCFTAVPTVYAILNELPDAEEYDLSHLRFCICGAAPMSVNVFEHFESKYKTKIIEGYGLSEATCACSTNPIRGKRKIGSIGRPLPGVEMKVVDDNGQTVPTGTEGEIIVRGEMVMVGYLHDEQTTAATLHDGWLYTGDIGYVDEDGFFFIRGRKKDMIIRGGENIYPREIEEVLNQHSQVKEAVVIGKPDPIWGEEVIAYVVTKGPERPSRTQLIEHCRRHLADFKCPTSIVFVEELPKTAMMKVRRWALREE